Proteins encoded together in one Drosophila albomicans strain 15112-1751.03 chromosome 2R, ASM965048v2, whole genome shotgun sequence window:
- the LOC127566038 gene encoding uncharacterized protein LOC127566038 — protein sequence MAMGSQYNSFIYHQRIPQAPLHKPAKMKVFALTLLSLLALSQARLDYKLQCTREEVGIRWPSYFSNSEYFVCQSIFGSQLTVHCPAGEVFSFVLQQCAAPALYVPAPPMDSLPTAAPITTHLIDEVPPVLGPQPVVHELPLTHHEEHEPVVNALPLDPTPPTPPTEPPTPPTVVAEAPKPGKRPVPPPPSAQKASAKKPSAPAPAKAAAKKPAAAAPAKAAKKPTPPSKGQKKA from the exons ATGGCAATGGGAAGTCAGTACAACAGCTTCATCTACCATCAACGGATACCCCAAGCTCCACTACACAAACCAGCCAAGATGAAAG TATTCGCACTGACTCTGCTCAGCCTTTTGGCTTTGTCGCAGGCCCGCCTGGACTACAAGCTGCAGTGCACCCGCGAGGAGGTTGGCATCCGCTGGCCCAGCTACTTCAGCAACTCGGAGTACTTTGTCTGCCAGAGCATCTTCGGCAGCCAATTGACTGTCCATTGTCCCGCCGGTGAGGTCTTCTCCTTTGTGCTGCAACAGTGTGCCGCCCCAGCTTTGTATGTGCCCGCTCCACCCATGGACTCGTTGCCCACAGCAGCACCCATCACCACCCACTTGATCGATGAGGTGCCACCAGTATTGGGACCACAGCCAGTTGTTCATGAGCTGCCTCTGACTCATCATGAGGAGCACGAGCCTGTTGTCAATGCTCTGCCATTGGACCCCACACCACCAACCCCACCCACTGAGCCACCAACGCCACCCACCGTTGTTGCTGAGGCCCCCAAGCCAGGCAAGCGCCCAGTTCCTCCTCCACCATCGGCACAGAAGGCCAGCGCCAAGAAGCCatcagctccagctccagccaAGGCTGCCGCCAAGaagccagctgctgctgctccagcaaAGGCGGCCAAGAAGCCCACGCCACCAAGCAAGGGACAGAAGAAAGCCTAA